The following are encoded in a window of Fretibacter rubidus genomic DNA:
- the kduI gene encoding 5-dehydro-4-deoxy-D-glucuronate isomerase produces the protein MEIRYSADIVRYKTMTNSELRDTFVVSTLWTADEVPLVYSDIDRGVVGSAVPVTKTLTVPTHKDLASDYFAQRREVGVINIGGHGSIKVDGVDYDMENLDSLYIGRESKGIEFSSHDGKNPAKFYFVSYPAHVRYETQHIKKSQANQLHLGANETSNKRTIFQPIHPAILKTCQIVMGFTILDSGNVWNTFPPHTHKRRSEYYMYFDLPEDQRVFHFMGEADNMRPMIMKAGEVALSPIWSMHCGAGTSSYTFIWSMGGENQVFDDMDHISQDDIG, from the coding sequence ATGGAAATCCGTTACTCAGCCGACATCGTCCGCTACAAAACTATGACCAATTCAGAATTGCGCGACACATTCGTTGTCAGCACATTATGGACAGCTGACGAAGTGCCGCTGGTTTATTCCGATATTGACCGCGGCGTTGTGGGATCGGCTGTGCCCGTCACAAAGACCCTGACCGTGCCGACCCATAAAGATTTGGCCTCTGATTATTTTGCGCAACGCCGCGAAGTGGGCGTGATCAATATTGGCGGCCACGGCAGTATCAAAGTTGACGGTGTCGATTATGACATGGAAAATCTCGATAGCCTTTATATTGGGCGCGAGTCTAAGGGGATTGAGTTCTCAAGCCATGACGGCAAAAATCCCGCCAAATTTTACTTCGTCAGCTACCCGGCCCATGTGCGTTACGAGACGCAGCACATTAAAAAATCCCAAGCCAATCAGCTGCATTTAGGCGCAAATGAGACCAGTAATAAGCGCACAATATTCCAACCCATTCATCCAGCGATCCTCAAGACCTGCCAAATTGTTATGGGCTTTACCATCTTGGACTCAGGCAATGTTTGGAACACCTTCCCGCCGCATACTCATAAACGCCGGTCTGAATATTACATGTATTTCGACCTACCCGAAGATCAGCGCGTGTTCCATTTCATGGGCGAAGCCGACAATATGCGCCCCATGATTATGAAAGCAGGCGAAGTGGCCCTCTCTCCCATATGGTCTATGCACTGCGGGGCAGGCACGTCGTCTTATACCTTTATTTGGTCTATGGGCGGAGAGAACCAAGTCTTTGACGATATGGACCATATTAGCCAAGACGATATTGGCTAA
- a CDS encoding efflux RND transporter periplasmic adaptor subunit, whose translation MTRLLKCLSLIALVTMLMGTQAVAQRGPASVFVEPALERDFAQRIEALGTLEPNEVVDLTLNVADRVQSLYFDDGQRVRKGKTLLSLAQREQIALTEGAEANADEARRQLDRIQRLIERKAVSQSELDEAQRNLDAATAQLRAVQSRQKDRVLVAPFDGVLGFRQVSVGSYVRPGDVVARLIDDSEMNLEFTVPSTFLRALKPGTAVRATTDDLPGSVFEGVITSLDNAIDPVTRSVRVRATLPNPDRELIAGMFMEIVLTADPRARIAIPEEAVQPVGPRSFVFIVDNSDGAPKATRIEVKLGALQDGYIEVISGLEAGQRVITEGVIRVREGAEIKIESKDMLKPRVGGGMTGNRSSAGG comes from the coding sequence ATGACACGACTTTTAAAATGCCTATCCCTGATTGCCCTTGTTACCATGCTCATGGGGACGCAGGCTGTTGCGCAGCGCGGGCCTGCTAGCGTTTTTGTAGAACCCGCTTTGGAGCGTGATTTCGCCCAACGTATTGAGGCGCTAGGCACGTTAGAGCCCAATGAAGTTGTGGACTTGACCTTGAATGTGGCTGACCGTGTTCAGTCGTTATATTTTGATGATGGACAACGCGTTCGCAAAGGTAAGACATTGTTGTCCTTGGCCCAGCGCGAGCAAATCGCCCTTACAGAAGGCGCAGAGGCCAATGCCGATGAAGCCAGACGGCAACTTGACCGCATACAGCGTCTCATTGAGCGCAAAGCTGTCTCGCAATCTGAATTGGACGAAGCGCAGCGTAATCTCGATGCGGCAACAGCGCAGCTCAGGGCTGTGCAGTCCCGGCAAAAAGACCGCGTCCTTGTGGCGCCCTTTGATGGTGTGCTGGGTTTTCGCCAAGTCAGTGTTGGGTCTTACGTGCGTCCGGGTGACGTCGTTGCGCGGCTGATTGATGACAGTGAAATGAATTTGGAGTTTACGGTGCCGTCAACATTCCTACGGGCCCTTAAGCCTGGAACCGCTGTGCGGGCGACGACGGATGATTTGCCGGGCTCTGTGTTTGAAGGCGTGATTACGTCACTCGATAATGCCATCGACCCTGTCACGCGGTCTGTGCGTGTGCGCGCAACATTACCAAATCCAGACCGCGAATTAATTGCGGGCATGTTCATGGAAATCGTCTTAACCGCTGATCCGCGTGCACGCATTGCCATTCCTGAAGAAGCTGTTCAGCCCGTCGGCCCCCGCAGCTTTGTTTTTATCGTCGATAATTCAGACGGTGCCCCGAAAGCCACACGCATAGAGGTCAAGCTTGGCGCCCTGCAAGACGGCTATATCGAAGTGATAAGCGGATTAGAGGCGGGGCAGCGTGTCATTACAGAAGGCGTTATTCGTGTTCGTGAAGGCGCAGAAATTAAAATCGAAAGCAAAGACATGTTAAAACCACGCGTTGGTGGCGGCATGACTGGCAATCGTTCCTCTGCTGGGGGCTAA
- a CDS encoding ABC transporter ATP-binding protein yields MGAILTYLRIMWQFSPPRTVLFFTLLILSSVTEGVGLILLVPLLGVLQDTGSPLSGPVAHLVSALKSLGLPLTLTGLLGAFLAVTVVRAAIQYSQTIVSEHFRLTLLDALRAKSFDAVVAAQWQWIANSKRSDLSNLLITEIDQIGSGLFFSIRFLVSTLSILAYTLVAFSLSPGLTAIAIILGAVLLFTMRGQHERAQRLGRITSDANKHVQQVIEEGLAGLKLTKILGNEDRHSQLMLDIRTTLRDRTLGFVKLNAATGFTFQILVATCVVLFLYLGAQTFALPIATLLVLIVIFARLAPQLRHIQTHINQISFSQAAFNNFNALMASTARSSETVVDEPQSPPLSFGRAISLRGVTFRYEGRKASVLNDITITIPFQKTTAIMGASGSGKSTLADIITGLLSADTGDLYIDDVLLTPDNRLAWRRSVAYVAQDVFMFHDTIRQNLLWADAAATDDDIRVALQKASADFVFNLPDGLDTIVGDSGMRLSGGERQRIALARAMLQKPLLLILDEATSALDVENEARIRRTLDTLHGDLTVIVIGHRLPTLENADQLIVLEKGQVKSAGQWHDIMGQPNKH; encoded by the coding sequence ATGGGCGCAATTCTAACGTATTTACGAATAATGTGGCAATTTTCGCCGCCTCGCACCGTGTTGTTTTTTACACTCCTGATTTTATCCAGCGTGACCGAAGGTGTTGGGTTGATTTTGCTTGTCCCACTACTCGGCGTTTTGCAAGATACAGGCAGTCCCCTAAGCGGGCCCGTGGCACATCTGGTCAGCGCCTTAAAATCACTTGGACTACCGCTGACCTTAACGGGATTATTGGGCGCATTTTTAGCGGTCACCGTTGTAAGGGCCGCCATCCAATATAGTCAGACGATAGTGTCCGAACATTTCCGCCTGACATTATTAGACGCGCTGCGCGCTAAAAGTTTTGATGCTGTTGTCGCGGCGCAGTGGCAATGGATTGCCAATAGCAAGCGCTCAGATCTATCCAATCTTTTAATCACTGAAATTGACCAAATCGGGAGTGGTTTGTTTTTCTCCATCCGCTTTCTTGTATCGACCCTGTCAATACTGGCCTATACGCTCGTCGCCTTTAGCTTGTCGCCGGGCCTTACCGCGATTGCCATTATACTAGGCGCTGTTTTATTATTCACCATGCGCGGCCAACATGAACGGGCGCAAAGGCTTGGCCGGATCACAAGCGACGCCAACAAACATGTGCAGCAAGTTATTGAAGAGGGACTAGCCGGATTAAAACTGACAAAAATTTTAGGGAATGAAGACCGGCATAGTCAATTGATGCTGGATATCAGAACGACGCTGCGTGACCGCACATTGGGCTTTGTAAAACTAAATGCTGCGACAGGATTTACCTTTCAAATTTTAGTCGCGACATGTGTTGTCCTGTTTTTGTATCTAGGCGCGCAGACTTTTGCCCTTCCGATTGCGACTTTACTCGTATTAATTGTTATCTTTGCCCGCCTCGCCCCACAGCTTCGGCATATCCAGACACACATCAATCAAATTTCTTTTTCGCAAGCGGCTTTTAATAATTTTAATGCACTTATGGCATCCACAGCCCGCAGCAGCGAAACCGTCGTAGATGAACCGCAGAGCCCGCCTTTATCCTTTGGCCGTGCAATCAGCCTGCGCGGTGTCACCTTCCGCTATGAAGGGCGAAAGGCATCGGTGTTAAATGATATTACAATCACCATTCCCTTTCAAAAGACAACGGCCATCATGGGAGCGTCAGGGTCCGGAAAATCCACTTTGGCCGATATCATCACCGGATTACTCAGCGCGGACACAGGGGACCTTTACATTGATGACGTCCTGCTAACCCCTGACAACCGTCTCGCCTGGCGGCGCTCTGTAGCTTATGTCGCGCAGGATGTTTTCATGTTTCATGACACCATCAGACAGAATTTGCTCTGGGCTGACGCCGCGGCCACAGATGATGATATACGCGTCGCGCTTCAAAAAGCCTCTGCTGATTTTGTCTTTAATCTGCCAGACGGTCTGGACACAATTGTCGGTGATAGTGGCATGCGCCTATCGGGCGGGGAACGTCAACGGATCGCGCTGGCCCGGGCTATGTTGCAAAAACCACTGCTGCTTATTTTAGACGAGGCCACCAGCGCGCTTGATGTGGAGAATGAGGCCCGTATTCGCCGCACGCTTGATACGCTGCATGGGGACCTGACGGTAATTGTGATTGGTCACCGTCTGCCAACCCTAGAGAATGCCGATCAATTAATTGTGCTTGAAAAGGGGCAGGTGAAATCCGCTGGTCAG
- a CDS encoding efflux transporter outer membrane subunit, with product MTSSLVSYTAIAAAIMLSSCASLPIDVPPQPAPSVLASSESLPQAQFFNATAAPLPLPSEWWTEFDDALLSDLITRALGANKQLSVAEANIDIARAGLSRGSLERGYNVGSSASASAARSASPNAFNTDLSLTGGGGIGASWEYDLFGRIEAAIKASELSVEAAEQARRDVAVVIAAETARAYVDLRGAQTRLAVAKDNADIQAQSLSLLNDLLENGRATELDVNRAEAQYRTTLANLPRFDASIDAAVARLAVLTGSNASAPDTVLRSLKSVTGRVPVLRGTMALGEPSDLLRRRPDIRRAEVEIARRLALSEVERARLFPVISFNADVRTLLDSGLGARNATGIGIGFGIGPTLSWDGPDLRRVRADIDIADAQTNLAYAVYEQTVLQALSDVETALAAYKNELRRRSDLVRAVEAARSALGLAKLRFEEGLDDFLDVLDAQRTVLESEDRLAESDLQTTLLAIETYRQLGGTL from the coding sequence ATGACGTCCAGCCTTGTTTCATATACGGCAATCGCCGCCGCTATTATGCTAAGTTCATGCGCGAGCTTGCCTATTGATGTGCCGCCGCAACCCGCGCCGTCTGTTTTGGCCTCGAGCGAGAGCCTGCCGCAAGCGCAGTTTTTTAATGCGACCGCAGCGCCGCTTCCACTCCCGAGTGAGTGGTGGACAGAATTTGACGATGCTTTGCTGTCTGATCTTATCACCCGCGCGCTGGGGGCGAATAAGCAGCTATCGGTGGCCGAGGCAAATATTGATATTGCCCGCGCAGGATTATCACGCGGGTCTTTGGAGCGCGGTTATAATGTTGGCTCCTCAGCATCAGCAAGTGCCGCGCGCAGTGCCAGCCCCAACGCTTTTAATACAGACCTAAGCCTGACGGGCGGCGGTGGTATTGGCGCAAGTTGGGAATATGATCTGTTTGGCCGTATTGAGGCGGCGATTAAGGCGTCAGAGCTATCCGTTGAGGCGGCTGAACAAGCCCGCCGTGATGTTGCCGTTGTCATCGCGGCTGAAACCGCGCGCGCCTATGTTGATTTACGCGGCGCGCAAACACGGCTCGCCGTGGCGAAAGACAACGCCGATATTCAGGCTCAGAGCTTAAGCTTGCTTAATGACCTTTTAGAAAATGGCCGCGCGACGGAACTGGACGTCAATCGCGCCGAAGCCCAATACCGCACGACACTCGCGAATTTACCGCGCTTTGACGCATCGATTGATGCGGCCGTCGCGCGGCTTGCGGTTTTGACAGGCAGCAATGCCTCTGCGCCCGATACCGTTTTGCGCTCGCTTAAATCCGTGACGGGGCGCGTGCCTGTTCTGCGCGGGACAATGGCGCTCGGCGAGCCGTCTGATTTATTACGTCGCCGCCCCGATATTCGCAGGGCAGAGGTAGAGATTGCGCGGCGATTAGCTTTATCAGAGGTCGAGCGCGCGCGGCTGTTCCCAGTCATTAGCTTTAATGCCGATGTCCGCACATTGCTTGATAGTGGTCTTGGCGCCCGAAACGCAACGGGCATAGGCATCGGTTTTGGTATTGGGCCAACACTCAGCTGGGACGGGCCCGACCTGCGCCGTGTGCGGGCTGATATTGATATTGCCGACGCGCAGACCAATTTAGCCTATGCAGTTTATGAGCAAACCGTTTTGCAGGCTCTATCTGATGTTGAAACTGCTTTGGCGGCTTATAAAAATGAATTACGCCGTCGCAGTGATCTTGTGCGCGCCGTGGAGGCGGCACGGTCTGCGTTGGGCTTGGCGAAACTTCGTTTTGAAGAGGGCTTGGACGACTTTTTAGACGTGCTAGACGCGCAACGCACGGTCCTAGAGTCAGAGGACAGACTCGCCGAGAGCGACCTACAAACAACTTTATTGGCGATTGAAACGTATCGTCAATTAGGGGGCACGTTGTAA
- a CDS encoding DegT/DnrJ/EryC1/StrS family aminotransferase, with protein MNTQTSLDYGIPVFDNQTVLDFDPSNADPASALFLSLFAQLAPLDASISYGALDTLVEQGGSIHHGPMGQFNQQIAEAAAVPFARIGFMGTSSVNESALGHVMPQLTKAGDKSVVLLDSAAHTSLLAAIAISGQTVVWLNRRYDADLDVQNVPTACAIEAALRLNPAIETVAITSPDYNGCVADIAAISKVCERHKAFLYVDGAWGVGCGIIEGYPANPVTLGATAASVSFHKKGIGLSQTSCLYSRNAAFTTHYDSQSLDHFTTSPSYLALGFAQVMHTELTHGEVGDDWARIPDLHKSLAARTADIHPKIWVLGPQDSGAQTADPSHLLFYLGDIGISGFDMVSAMAQLGYDCEKGTFKTLLILLSPSLLGQEEALIKALHRSVKTCLNRKMVTNHQTLRAINPPVLKNSSVTIRNAKRGRSHNVPLKTACGHICAVSIAVYPPGTPILAPGSRIETSHLTYLYTMQRMGGHVSGIDMTTEEPVIAVLKPSLSAVP; from the coding sequence ATGAACACCCAAACCTCACTCGACTACGGTATTCCTGTTTTTGATAATCAGACAGTGTTGGATTTTGATCCTTCAAATGCTGATCCGGCTAGCGCATTGTTCTTGTCATTATTTGCGCAATTGGCCCCATTGGATGCATCGATATCTTATGGAGCGTTAGATACATTAGTTGAACAAGGCGGCAGCATCCACCATGGACCCATGGGGCAGTTTAACCAACAAATTGCTGAGGCGGCAGCCGTGCCTTTTGCCCGTATCGGGTTCATGGGAACTTCATCTGTCAATGAAAGCGCGCTTGGACACGTTATGCCGCAGCTTACCAAGGCAGGGGACAAAAGCGTCGTCTTACTAGATTCTGCTGCCCATACATCGCTGCTGGCTGCGATCGCCATTAGCGGGCAAACGGTTGTCTGGTTAAACCGCCGCTATGATGCGGACCTAGATGTCCAAAACGTACCAACAGCTTGCGCGATTGAGGCGGCTTTGCGCCTTAACCCCGCGATTGAAACCGTTGCAATCACTAGCCCTGATTATAATGGCTGTGTTGCCGATATTGCGGCGATTTCAAAGGTCTGTGAAAGACATAAGGCGTTTTTATATGTCGACGGCGCATGGGGTGTGGGATGCGGCATTATTGAAGGCTATCCCGCAAATCCTGTGACCTTGGGCGCAACAGCCGCTAGCGTTTCTTTTCACAAGAAAGGCATTGGCCTATCCCAGACGTCTTGCCTGTATAGCCGCAACGCCGCTTTTACGACGCATTATGACAGCCAAAGCCTTGATCATTTCACAACTAGCCCATCATATCTGGCGCTGGGTTTCGCCCAAGTCATGCATACAGAATTAACCCACGGCGAGGTCGGGGATGATTGGGCGCGAATTCCAGATTTGCATAAAAGCCTTGCCGCGCGCACTGCTGATATTCACCCTAAAATATGGGTGTTAGGGCCGCAAGATTCTGGAGCTCAAACGGCAGACCCTAGCCATTTGCTATTTTATCTTGGCGACATTGGTATCAGCGGATTTGATATGGTGAGCGCTATGGCCCAGTTGGGATATGATTGCGAGAAGGGCACATTTAAAACACTCCTAATTTTGCTATCGCCTTCGCTGTTGGGTCAAGAAGAGGCATTAATTAAGGCCCTGCACCGCAGTGTTAAAACCTGCTTGAACCGAAAAATGGTGACTAACCATCAGACGCTGAGAGCCATTAATCCCCCCGTTTTAAAAAACAGTTCTGTCACTATCCGCAACGCAAAACGTGGACGAAGCCATAACGTGCCGCTTAAAACCGCCTGCGGTCATATCTGCGCAGTCAGCATCGCCGTCTATCCACCAGGGACACCCATTTTGGCCCCGGGGAGCCGTATTGAGACATCACATCTCACTTATTTATATACTATGCAGCGCATGGGTGGCCACGTCAGCGGCATTGATATGACGACCGAAGAACCGGTGATAGCTGTGTTAAAGCCGTCTTTGAGTGCGGTCCCATAA
- a CDS encoding DUF4861 family protein: protein MTIFIQKTCLYSALVVAALSIAACGQTAPDKTATDMTEQTSTVDRASADIGDLRNGGVQVTRINMPEQFERGEKIVAYEGPGWESDKVGFRLYLDERNALDIFGKKTDAIVLSTVGRGNDYHAMADWGMDILKVGNSLGAGGFGIFKDGEVVQIGEAAGYSAEVSTDNNDSAAVVVTHSQSIACGGDVRAQYSIEAGERISRVSVRGDCNYPYAAGMIIHPDTQEMTSSSPGDWQYIARYGEQSLIPDGLGMALFYKASDVARVGKDNDDHYIVFKDNVSPNYYTAAAWSQEKGGLKDAAEFASWLDTTQRTLNAQ, encoded by the coding sequence ATGACCATATTTATCCAAAAAACTTGCCTTTATTCTGCCCTCGTCGTGGCGGCTTTATCCATAGCGGCCTGTGGACAGACAGCGCCTGATAAGACGGCCACTGATATGACTGAGCAAACTTCCACCGTTGACCGCGCTAGCGCCGATATTGGCGATCTGCGCAACGGCGGCGTTCAAGTGACGCGCATCAATATGCCCGAGCAGTTCGAGCGCGGCGAAAAGATTGTCGCCTATGAAGGCCCAGGGTGGGAATCAGACAAAGTTGGCTTTCGCCTCTATCTGGACGAGCGTAATGCGCTGGATATTTTTGGCAAGAAAACAGACGCCATTGTGCTATCCACCGTTGGGCGCGGCAATGACTATCACGCCATGGCCGATTGGGGCATGGACATTCTAAAAGTTGGTAATTCCCTGGGCGCGGGCGGCTTTGGCATCTTTAAAGATGGTGAGGTCGTGCAAATCGGCGAAGCGGCAGGCTATAGCGCCGAAGTAAGCACAGACAACAATGACAGTGCCGCTGTTGTCGTCACCCATAGCCAATCAATAGCCTGCGGCGGTGACGTGCGCGCGCAATATAGCATCGAGGCAGGAGAGCGGATAAGCCGCGTCAGCGTGCGCGGTGATTGCAACTATCCCTATGCGGCGGGCATGATCATTCACCCCGATACGCAAGAGATGACCTCATCAAGCCCAGGAGACTGGCAATATATCGCGCGTTACGGAGAGCAGAGTTTAATCCCCGACGGGCTGGGTATGGCGCTGTTTTACAAAGCATCCGATGTGGCGCGTGTTGGCAAAGACAATGACGACCATTACATTGTGTTCAAAGACAATGTGTCGCCCAATTATTATACTGCCGCCGCTTGGAGCCAAGAGAAAGGCGGCCTAAAAGACGCCGCAGAATTTGCGTCTTGGCTAGACACAACACAAAGAACATTAAACGCACAATAA
- a CDS encoding efflux RND transporter permease subunit gives MILSDISVKRPVFASVISLVMIIFGIIAFDRLSLREYPDIDAPIVSIDTRYPGASASIVETRITQIIEDRIAGVEGIRFMDSTSTDGRSRISIEFGIDQDIDAAANDIRDRISGVLDNLPEEADPPEVEKADSNDDVIIWLNLASESMTVPELSDYADRYLVDRFSALDGVARVRVGGSRNYALRVWLDRRKMAARNLTVTDIERALRSENIEAPAGSIESDTRSYTMRIDRAFRSADDFKQLVIAEGSDGYLVRLGDIARVERGTEEDRNMFRGNGVPMVGLGIIKQSTANTVDVANAARELADRLNETLPDSIVIARSFDSSVFISASIREVYITLAIAVALVTLVIFLFLGSLRATIIPAITVPISITATFIVLFALGLSVNLLTLLALVLAIGLVVDDAIVVLENIVRRINQYDETPLVAAYRGTRQVGFAVVATTLVLVAVFVPITFLQGDIGRLFREFALTIAAAVVFSSLLALTLTPMLASKLIRMKNKGRTGGLAALPRAVDKGFSYVSGGYGWVIDRLIKRPLMVGIVLLGLLGGAVYGVNNIQQEYVPTEDRGGFFVAVRGPQGASYSYMERYMDEIERRLLPYTLPESEGGTDEVNRLLLRAPGFGGGATFNRGAVIVVLNDWSARRPAQEIINEINRGLSDLPGIRAFAIMRQGLGGGTGKPVQFVLGGPSYERLTEWRDTFVQALEADNPGLVDIDWDYKETQPQYRIQINYKRAADLGVTVDSIGATLQTMLGSKRVTTYIDEGEEYDIILEGLRNEQNNPNDITNIYVRSDRSGQLIPLSNLVNINAMADSPTLSRYNRVRAITIEAGLADGASLGTVLNSMTATAREVLPQEATIDFKGQSLDFKNSGSSILFVFGTGLVIVFLVLAAQFESYRHPIIIMLCVPATVAGGLLGLWLTGNSLNIYTQIGLIMLVGLAAKNGILIVEFANQLRDEGVEFDKAIKEAAMTRFRPIIMTGLTTAAGAIPLITSSGAGSETRAAIGVVIIFGVVAAALVTVLFVPTAYALIARGTGSPQDVANRLNEEMDKTPDADNPEATPTPTPTPTPTSSGQPSPAE, from the coding sequence ATGATACTATCAGATATTTCGGTCAAACGCCCGGTTTTCGCCTCTGTTATTTCACTGGTGATGATCATCTTTGGCATCATTGCCTTTGACCGTCTGTCTTTGCGCGAATATCCCGATATTGACGCGCCGATTGTCTCCATTGATACACGCTATCCTGGTGCGTCTGCATCTATTGTAGAAACACGTATCACTCAAATCATCGAAGATCGTATCGCAGGCGTCGAAGGCATTCGCTTTATGGACTCGACCAGCACGGACGGGCGCTCACGCATTAGTATTGAATTTGGCATCGACCAAGATATTGACGCGGCAGCCAATGATATTCGTGACCGCATTTCGGGTGTGCTTGATAATCTCCCCGAAGAAGCCGATCCGCCAGAGGTCGAAAAAGCCGATAGTAATGATGACGTTATCATCTGGCTGAACCTTGCCAGTGAGTCGATGACGGTGCCAGAGCTGTCTGATTATGCGGACCGTTATCTTGTCGACCGGTTTTCAGCGCTTGACGGTGTCGCGCGTGTACGGGTTGGCGGGTCACGCAATTATGCCCTGCGGGTCTGGCTAGACCGCCGAAAAATGGCCGCGCGAAATTTGACTGTGACGGATATTGAACGGGCGTTGCGCTCTGAAAATATCGAAGCCCCAGCGGGCAGTATAGAATCAGATACACGTAGCTATACAATGCGAATTGACCGCGCGTTTCGCTCTGCTGATGATTTTAAACAACTCGTCATTGCGGAGGGCTCTGACGGCTATCTCGTGCGTTTGGGTGATATAGCCCGGGTCGAGCGCGGGACTGAAGAAGACCGCAATATGTTTCGCGGCAACGGTGTGCCGATGGTTGGCCTGGGTATCATTAAACAATCGACCGCCAATACAGTCGACGTGGCCAATGCCGCGCGAGAGCTTGCTGATCGTTTAAATGAAACTCTCCCTGACAGTATTGTTATTGCGCGCAGTTTTGATAGTTCAGTCTTTATCTCTGCCTCTATTCGCGAAGTTTACATCACGCTCGCTATTGCTGTGGCGTTGGTGACGTTGGTTATTTTCCTATTTTTAGGCAGTTTGCGCGCGACAATTATCCCCGCAATCACTGTCCCTATTTCCATTACAGCGACCTTTATTGTTCTCTTTGCTTTGGGATTATCGGTTAATCTTTTGACATTACTGGCCTTGGTTCTGGCCATTGGCTTGGTCGTTGATGACGCCATTGTTGTGCTTGAAAATATTGTGCGGCGTATCAATCAATACGACGAAACGCCATTGGTGGCGGCTTACCGCGGCACGCGCCAAGTGGGTTTTGCTGTTGTCGCCACAACCTTGGTCTTGGTCGCTGTATTTGTGCCAATCACATTTTTGCAAGGCGACATCGGGCGCTTGTTCCGCGAATTTGCCCTGACCATTGCCGCGGCCGTCGTATTCTCTAGCTTGCTAGCTTTGACGCTCACCCCGATGCTGGCGTCCAAACTCATCCGTATGAAAAACAAAGGCCGTACAGGTGGGCTCGCCGCTTTGCCGCGTGCGGTGGATAAAGGATTTTCTTATGTGTCAGGCGGTTACGGCTGGGTCATTGACCGTTTGATAAAACGCCCGCTTATGGTTGGTATTGTGTTGCTTGGCCTGCTGGGCGGGGCGGTTTACGGCGTGAATAATATCCAACAAGAATATGTTCCGACTGAGGACCGCGGCGGATTTTTCGTTGCTGTTCGCGGACCGCAAGGCGCGTCTTATAGTTATATGGAACGCTATATGGACGAAATTGAACGCCGTCTTTTACCTTATACCCTTCCCGAAAGTGAGGGCGGCACGGATGAAGTTAATCGTCTTTTGTTGCGTGCACCAGGCTTTGGCGGTGGGGCCACATTTAACCGCGGGGCCGTTATCGTTGTCCTTAATGATTGGAGCGCGCGACGCCCCGCCCAAGAGATTATCAATGAGATTAATCGCGGGCTCTCTGATCTGCCTGGCATTCGCGCCTTTGCGATTATGCGCCAAGGCCTCGGCGGGGGTACGGGGAAACCTGTGCAATTTGTGCTGGGCGGGCCGTCCTATGAACGTCTGACCGAATGGAGAGATACATTTGTGCAGGCCCTAGAGGCTGATAATCCGGGCCTTGTCGATATTGATTGGGATTATAAAGAAACCCAACCACAATACCGTATTCAAATTAACTACAAACGCGCCGCTGACCTCGGTGTCACAGTGGATAGTATTGGTGCGACCTTACAAACAATGCTCGGCAGTAAACGTGTTACAACCTATATTGATGAGGGCGAAGAATATGACATCATCCTTGAAGGTCTTCGTAATGAGCAAAATAATCCCAATGATATAACCAATATCTATGTGCGATCCGATCGTTCTGGGCAATTAATTCCGCTGTCTAATCTGGTTAACATTAACGCGATGGCAGACAGCCCAACGCTTAGCCGTTATAACCGTGTGCGTGCGATTACCATCGAAGCAGGCCTTGCGGACGGAGCGTCGCTCGGCACAGTCCTCAACTCTATGACAGCAACAGCGCGTGAGGTGCTGCCCCAAGAAGCGACGATAGACTTTAAAGGTCAATCGCTGGACTTTAAAAACTCGGGCAGTTCAATCCTGTTTGTTTTTGGAACGGGGCTTGTGATTGTATTCCTTGTTCTGGCGGCGCAATTTGAAAGCTATCGTCATCCCATTATTATTATGCTGTGCGTCCCTGCCACTGTTGCGGGCGGCCTTTTGGGGCTTTGGTTGACGGGTAATTCACTGAATATCTACACTCAAATCGGCTTGATTATGCTGGTCGGTCTTGCGGCAAAGAACGGTATTTTGATTGTCGAATTTGCCAATCAATTGCGCGACGAAGGCGTGGAATTTGACAAAGCCATTAAAGAAGCGGCTATGACACGGTTCCGCCCGATTATCATGACGGGCTTAACGACGGCGGCAGGCGCCATCCCGCTTATCACCTCTAGTGGCGCGGGATCAGAAACCCGTGCTGCAATCGGGGTTGTGATAATCTTTGGTGTCGTGGCGGCCGCTCTTGTCACTGTGTTATTTGTACCGACAGCTTACGCCCTGATTGCGCGCGGGACAGGGTCACCCCAAGATGTGGCTAATCGTTTAAACGAGGAAATGGATAAAACGCCTGATGCTGATAATCCGGAAGCAACGCCTACGCCGACCCCGACCCCGACCCCGACCTCGTCTGGGCAACCGTCACCAGCGGAATAA